The region GGCGAGGAGGGCCTTGTTGCTGAGGAGCATCTTCCAGGCCGGTTCGATCCACAGGGTGCTGCCCGTGCCGCCGCCGTTGTCCAGGGTGTCGAGGACGTGGCCGGCGAACTCGTCGGCGGTGAGCCACTCCCACGGGTAGAGCTTGAAGCAACTGCGGATGAACCGGAGTTGGTTGTCGACGAAACGGCCCGAGAGCGGGTCCCAGCCGATCTCCTCCATGGCGATCCACTCGGTGTCCAGCCCCGCCGTCTCCTTCAGATACGCGACGGTCATCAGGTCCTCGCCGATCTCGTCGGCGGCGGAGTGCGCGAAGTGGAGAGGGCTGCCGGGCGGAAGGAGGGCCGCCTGCTTCTTCCAGGCGGCGACGAGGCGTTCGTGGAGGGAGTTCCACTGGTCGGCGCCGGGGAAGCGGTCCTCCATCCAGAACCACTGTGGGGCGGCGGCCTCGACGAGGGAGGTGGGGGTGTCCGCGTTGTACTCGATGAGCTTCGCGGGGCCCGTCCCGTCGTAGCGGAGGTCGAACCTGCCGTAGACGGAGGGGAGTTCGGCCCGGCGGTGCCAGGCCTCGGCGACCGCTTCCGCGATGCGCGGGTCGGTGATGCCGAGGTCGGCGAAGCGGTTCGCGGTGACGATGTGGTCGGCCGCCGCGAGGCACATGGCGTGGAGTTCCTCGACGGTCTCCTCCAGCGCCTCCACCTCGGGGAGCGAGAAGACGTAGTACGCGCTCTCGTCCCAGTAGGGGCGCAGGGAGTCGTCGGGGATGGGGGTCCCCCCGGTCGAGCGAAGCCGAGACTGGGGGAGGGTGAGCGGGTAGATGAGCCCCTGCTCCTCGACGGTCCGCTGCCAGTCGGGGCGGGGCTCGATCGTGCGGCGCCGCATGTCGGGGCTCAGCCGCCCGAACTGCTGTCGCCGCCGCCGAAGCCGCCGCGGTGGACGCCGGTGCCGCTGCGGTCGTCGTCGCTGCTCCCGGAACCGCCGCCGCTCTCACCGGACTTGGTGAACGAGCCGCCCTTCACCCAGCCCGACTTCTTCTTGCCGCCGTAGTAGTGGGCGCCGTTGACGGCCGTGGTGGTCTTGCAGTTCTTCTCGGCGACGACCTTGTAACCCTTGGCGGCGCGGTAGCTGTCGCGGTCGACGCAGCGCTTGTCGGGGTCGTCGGAGGAGCAGGCGGTGAGGGCGGCGGCGAGCAGGCCCATGCCGCCGAGGACGACGGTTCCCGAGCGGAGCTGTCCGCGCGTTCTTCTGCTGGCGTCGGCCATGTCGTGTCTCCCCGTTGGCGTTTCGCAGTTTTTCGTGCAGTTTTCCGTGCAGTTTAAGGATCGTCCGAGGAGCATGTCGGCCTGCCCCCCTGCTCCTCCCGCCCGTACCTCTCCCGCCTAGAGTCACTTTGTGCTCTTTGGAATGGTGTGCGCGCTCAGCGCGGCGGTCTGCTTCGGTACGGCGACGGTGTTGCAGGCGGTGGCCGCGCGCGCGGCGACGGCCGGAACCGACCCGGCCGGGGGCGGTGGTCCGGGTGACGACGCGGCGTTGTTGCTGCGGGCGTTGCGGCAGTGGCGGTACATCGCCGGACTGGCCCTGGACGGGCTCGGCTTCGTCTTCCAGATCGCCGCCCTGCGGTCCCTTCCGATCTACGCCGTCGGCGCGGCGCTTGCCGCGAGTCTCGCCGTCACCGCGGTGGTCGCCGCCCGGCTGCTGCGTGTGCGTCTGAGCGGGGTGGAGTGGGCCTCGGTGGGGGTGGTGTGCGCCGGGCTGGGAATGCTGGGGCTGGCGTCGGGCACGGAGGGGGACCGTGCGGGGACGGACACGCTGAGGTACGCGATGCTCGCGACCGGCGTGGGCGTGCTGGTCCTGGGTCTGCTGGGCGGGAGGTTGCCGGAGCGGGGACGGGGGCTGGCGCTCGGGTTGGCGGCCGGGTTCGGGTTCGGGGTGGTCGAGGTGTCGGTGCGGCTCATCGATGACGTGTCGGTGGGGGCGCTGGTGAGCAACGCGGCGGTGTACGCGCTGGTGGTGGGAGGCGGGGCGGCGTTTCTGGCGCTCACGTCGGCGTTGCAGCGGGGGGCTGTGACCGTGCCGACGGCGGGGATGGTGATCGGGGAGACGATCGGGCCCGCGCTGATCGGGGTGGTGTGGCTGGGGGACCGTACCCGGGAGGGGCTGGGGTGGCTGGCGGTCGCGGGGTTCGCGGTCGCCGTGGTGGGGGCGTTGGCGTTGGCCCGGTTCGGTGAGGCGCCGGAATAGGTCACGCCCCCGGCGCCCTTACCCGTCCCGTCCCGTTCCTGGGGGCTGCGCCCCCAGACCCCCCACCGCGCTGAAGGCGCTTGTCCTCAAACTCCCCCAGAGGGGGACCCCCGGACGGGCTGAAGGGGTGGGCCGGCGGGGAGAAGGCCCGGTTCACCCCATCGCGCCGACCACCCCGTCCCACAACCGCACCCTCGCCTCCAGGGCGTCCGTCGCCGTCTCCGCCGCCTCCGCCCAGTGGGTGTCGCTCGTACCGCACAGGTCCGCGACCATCTGCATCGCCATGGGCGTGTGCTGCTCGCCGTCGACCTCGATGTGGCGGGAGAGGTAGTCGCGGAACAGGGGGAAGCTGTCGGTGCCCTCCTCCTTGATCACCTGGTCGAACATGTCCGGGATCAGATCCTCGCGGGAGAAGGCGAAGGCCGCGGCCCGGCAGTGCAGTGGACGGTCCTTGATGATCTCGAACGTGGCGCGGACGAACTCGGCTGCGGGAGCGGGGACTTGGGCGACCCGTAACGCCGAGTCCACGTCGTGCCCCTCCCCCACCAGGGCGATGAACGTGTCGATACGGGACGTGTCCGCCGTCGCCTCGCTCATGCCGGCCCGGTAGAGCTCGAAGTGGCTGGTGAAGCCGCCGTTCAGCTCGTCGCTCTCCTCCACGAGCACGATGTCGTTGATGAGGCGCCGGCTCACCTCCGACCCGCGCGGCACCCAGGGGACGTCGACACAGGTCAGCTCGCGCTGCAGCGACTTGAGCAGGGACATGAAGTCCCACACCGCGAAAACATGGTGTTCCATGAACGTCGCCAGGTGTTCCCTGGTGTTTATCAGCTGGTAAATCGGGTGAGCGGTCACTTCTTTACGCACCGGTTCGATCACGGACCGGGCCCGTTCGATTCCCTCGTGGGTCATATCCCAGTCGTACCTGGACATGAAATCTCCCTCGCGTCGGTCGAATGGCGATCGTGCAGCTATTCCACCCTCCTGGGCAAGCCCTTTCCTGAATTCCGGGAAAGTTACCCCGAGTATCACTGAAAGAACCCCGAAAGCCGCCCTAAAGCCTGATAAAAACCAACCTTCCGGACATCCGGGAGGAGATTTCGAAAATCTTCGTTGAATATTTGAGCGCGACCGGTTCCTGCTGCGTATACGACGGGGTGACCAGGAATCCCGTCACCGTCACGGTGGCGTATCAAGTGATCCCGGGCCGCGAGACCGAGTTCCACTCCTGGGGGTGGGCCGTGCTGCGTGCGAGTGCGCGTGAGCCGGGATTTCTAGGGGGTGGTGTGCTTGTCGACGGAGAGGCTGAGTGGCATGTGGTCTACCGCTTCGACAGCGAGAGTACGGCCCTGGCCTGGGAGAACTCCGCCAGTTGGGCTCAGTGGGGAGCCAGGGTCGAGGGGCTCGCCCGGGAGACCGGGCGTCGTAGCGTCCAGGGATCGAGGGTGTGGTTCGACTCCCAGGCCGACTCACCGCCGGCCGCCGCAGCGCCCACTCCACCGCGTCCCCCGGACAAGTGGAAGCTGTGGTTCGTGAATATGAGCGCGGTTTTTCCACCCGTGCTCATATTCAATCTGACCATTCTCCCGTTCCTCGGCGGCGTCAATCCGCTCATTCGCACTTTATTGCTCTGTCTGGCCGTGACGGCACTCGTCACCTGGATTCTCATGCCGCGCCTTCAGCGCTTTTTCAAGAAATGGCTGTATCCGCCGCTCCAGGCACTTCGTGGACGGCACAAACGGCGTACCGCCTGACGACGGCCTGAACGACGGCATGAACGATGCAAGGGAGGTGGGCGGGTGAAGACCCTGCTCATCGACAATTATGACTCGTACACGTACAACCTGTTCCAGCTGATCGCGGAGGTCAACGGCGAGGAGCCGTCGGTGATCCGCAACGACGCGCTGACCAGCAGAGTCGACAGTCTGCTGGAATTCGACAAGTTCGACAACGTGGTCGTCTCCCCGGGACCCGGGCACCCCGCCACCCCCCGCGATTTCGGGATCAGCGCACGTGTACTGGCCGAGTCCCGGATACCCGTCCTGGGCGTCTGCCTGGGCCATCAGGGCATCGCGCTCGGCGAGCGCGGCGGGATCGAGCCCGCCCCTGAGCCCCGCCACGGGTATCTCTCGACGATCCGGCACGACGAGCGGGACCTCTTCAAGGGCCTGCCGCAGAACTTCACCGCCGTGCGCTACCACTCCCTCGCCGTGCGCGAGCCGCTGCCCGACACCCTTGAGGCCACCGCCTGGGCCGAGGACGGCGTGCTGATGGGCCTGCGGCACCGAACGCGCCCCCTGTGGGGAGTGCAGTTCCACCCGGAGTCGGTCCTGACCGAGTACGGACGCCGCATGCTCATGAACTTCCGCAACCTCACGGCGGAACGCGCCCGCAAGCTCCGTGCCAAGAACACGGCCGTCACCCGTACCGCGGCCGCGATGCCCGAGTTCTCCTCCCCGGTGCTCGTCCCCCGGACCACCCGTGTTCCCGCCCAGCGCCGCTCCCCCCAGCAGCGTCCCACCCACCGTCTCCACACCCGCCGGATCGCCACCGCCGTGGACACGGAGGCCGCGTTCGGCCGGATGTACGCCGGCTCGCCGCGCGCGTTCTGGCTGGACAGTTCGCAGGTCGAGAAGGGGCGGTCACGGTTCTCGTTCTTCGGGGACGGGTCCGGCCCGCTCGCCGAGTTCGTGCGCTACGACGTCACGAGCGGCGTCTGTGAGATCGAGCGGGACGGACGGCCGACACGCAAGGTCAGGGCGAGCGTCTTCGACTACCTGAAGCGGCAGTTGACGAACCGTCATGTCGACGCCACCGGCCTGCCGTTCGACTTCACCGGCGGCTACGTCGGCTACTTCGGGTACGAGACGAAGGCCGACTGCGGAGCCTCGCCCAACGTCCACCGGGCCCAGACCCCGGACGCCTGCTGGCTGTTCGCCGACCGGCTGATCGCGGTCGACCACCAGGAGGGCTACACGTACGCGGTCTGTGTCGCCGAGGACACTCCGCAGGCCACACTGGAGGCCGCCGACTGGCTCGACAGCGCCTTGGCCCAGCTCTCCTTCGTGTCCGGGGAACAGCCGTCGCCGCCCGTACCGGCCGCCGAGCCGGACCTCGCCGCCGCCGAACCGTGGCTGGTGCGCGACCGGGCCACCTATCTCGCCGACATCGCGGCCTGCCGACGGGAGTTGACGGCCGGCACGAGTTACGAGGTCTGTCTGACCAACGCCGCGCGGATGCCGGCCCCGCGGGACGCGTACGACTACTACCGGGTCCTGCGCCGGGTCAACCCGGCTCCGTACTCGGCCTTCCTTCGGTTCGGGGACCTCGATGTGGCCGGCTCCTCCCCCGAGCGGTTCCTGCGGATCACCCGGGACGGCATGGCCGAGGCAAGGCCCATCAAGGGCACCGCCCCGCGCGGCCACGAACCGGCGGAGGACGACCGGCTCCGCGACTCGCTCGCCGCCGACGACAAGACGCGCGCCGAGAACCTGATGATCGTCGACCTGCTCCGCAACGACCTGGGCCAGGTCTGCCGCACCGGCACGGTCCGTGTCTCCCGGCTCATGGTCGCCGAGACGTACGCCACCGTGCACCAGCTCGTCTCCTACGTCGAGGGACGGCTGCGTGAGGGCACCGGCGCGGTCGACGCGGTCCGCGCCTGCTTCCCCGGCGGCTCCATGACCGGCGCGCCCAAGCTCCGCACGATGGAGATCATCGACTCGCTGGAGACCGAGGCCCGTGGCGTGTACTCGGGGGCCCTCGGCTATCTGGGATGCAGCGGCGGCGCCGATCTCAGCATCGTCATCCGGACTGCCGTGATCGCCGGCGACGAGATGCAGTTGGGCGCGGGCGGCGCGATCGTCCTCGGCTCGGACCCGGTCGCGGAGTACGACGAGATGCTGCTGAAGACGGCCGCACAGATGCGCGCCTACGAGGAGTACCAGCAGCGGCACGAGGGCGACCGGGCGCATGAGAAGTATCCGGAGCACCAGAAGTACCAGAGGTATTCGGAGTACCCGGAGTACGAGCGGTCCTCGTCGCTGTCGGCCGCCGCCGAGGAGGCCGCCCGATGACGACGCACCCGTCCACCACCACCGCTCCCCCCGCGCCCACATCCCTGTCCGCGCCCTTACCCCCCGATGCCGGCGCCCCCGGCAACCTCGCCGCCCATCTCGTCGCCCTCGCCGAGGGGCGCGGCTGGAGTGACCGGCCCGCCTTCCACCAGAGCCAGCAGGGGCACAGGTCCTGGACGCACGGGGAGGTGCACGACCTGGCCGCCCGTACGGCGACGGTGCTCGCCCGGCACGGGGTGGGCGCCGGCGACCGGGTGGTCCTCGCGCTGCCCGACGGCATCACCTGGGTGACCGCCTTCCTCGCCTTGGCCCGGCTCGGTGCCGTGGCCGTCCTGGTCAACCCCGAACTCCCGCCCACCGACCACGCGTTCATGACCGAGGACGCCGAGGCCGTGCTGTGCGTGACCGGACCGGGGCTGGAGGAGGCCGCCGGAGACGCGGGACGTTTCGCGGGCCGGCCCCTCCTCGGCGCCGACCAGCTCACCGCCCTCGCCCCCACCGCCGAACCGGCCACCGACGCCCACCCGGTGGACGCGCACACTCCCCTGTACGTGCAGTACACGTCCGGAACCACCGGGCGTCCCAAGGGAGTTGTGCACTGTCATGGCGACCCGAAGACCTACCACGACCTCATCGGGCACCGTCTGCTGCGGATAACCCAGGACGACGTCACCCTCTCCGTCTCCAAGCTGTACTTCGCCTACGGCTTCGGCAACGCCTTCGTCTTCCCGCTCTTCTCCGGCTCGTCGGCCGTCCTGGTCGACCGGCGTCCGGCCCCGGCCGCCGTCGACGAACTCGTGGCCCGGCACCGGGTGACGCTGCTCTACTCCGTGCCGTCCGCCTACGCGGCCCTGGTCGCCGACCGGGGCAACGGCCACCAGGCCTGCTTCGCCTCCGTACGGGCCGCCGTATCGGCCGGTGAGGGGCTGCCGGACGGGCTCGGGCAGCAGGTCGGTGAGCTGCTCGGCGCGCCGGTGCTGCAGCAGATCGGCTCGACGGAGGCCGGACACGCCTTCTGCGCCAACAGCCTCGACCACAACCACCCCGGCACGGTCGGTCGTCCCGTCCCCGGGTTCGAGGTCGAACTGCGGGACCGTGCCGGGCTTCCGTTGTCCGACGCCGAGGCCGCCGACGGAGGTGAGGGCGAACTCTGGGTGCGGGGACCCACGTTGACGAGCGGGTACCTCAACCGGCCCGACGAGAACGCCCGTTCACTGGTCGGCGGCTGGCTGGCGACCCGGGACCGGGCGGTGCGTGAACCGGACGGCAGCTACCGGCATCTGGGCCGCGCCGACGACATGGAGATGGTCGGCGGCATCACGATCTCGCCGCTGGAGGTGGAGGCCGTACTGCGCACCCACCCGGCGGTGCGGGAGATCGCCGTCGCCGCACTCACCGACGAGCGGGGCTTCAGCAGACTGCGTGCCTTCGTCGTCCCCGTCGGCCCGGCCAGGGCAGGGCTGGAGACCGAACTGATCGAGCTCGCCCGCGCCCGTCTCGCCGCTTTCAAGGTCCCCCGGAGCGTCAGCTTCGTCCCGTCGCTGCCTCGCACCTCGACGGGGAAGCTCCGCCGCCATCTGGTCCGCCAGGGCGCCTGGTGAACACGGGGACCGCCGCGACCACCAGCCGTACTTCAGAAGGGAACGGGCGCATGCCACAGCCGCAGCCCCTGCTCGCCGACCGCGGTTTCTATCTGGGCCCGATGTTCCGGCGGGCCGCCGACCGCCACGGAGCCGTCTTCGTCACCCTGGACCGTCCGCTCGACGTCAGCCCCGACCTCGGAGTCGATCTCAACTACACCCAACTGGCCGATGTGATCGAGGAGTTGTCGGCCCGGTTGTGGGCGGCCGGGGTGCGACCCTCGGAGCAGGTGGTCGTCCACAAGACGGACAACGTCGACATCGTGCTGCTGACCTGCGCCGTCTCCCGTATCGGCGCGGTCCCCGTGCTGCTCTCCCCCGGCCTCGCCGGACCGGTCGTCGGCCAGCTGCTGGCCCGTCTGCACCGCCCCTGGTTGCTCACCGACAGCGCCAAACTCACCGGCCCGCTGCGCGAGTTGGACATCTCCCCGCTGGTACGCCGGACTCTCGCCGTGAACGCCGACGCCGGCGCCGACGCGCCCGACGCCGAGCCGCTGGCGATGTACGCGGGTGCCGAACCCGCCGCCCCGGTCCGCCTCCACCCTCGCGAACCCGCCCTGATCACCCACAGCTCGGGCACCACCGGCATCCCCAAGCTCGCCGTGCACTGCGCGAACACCATGTGGAACCGTCTCGTACCGCAGCAGGCGATGGGCTGGCCCACACGCGGTGAGACGGCCGCGCTGCACATGTCGTTCGTGCACTCGCGCTTCTACCATCTCCTCGGCGTGCTCCTGCACTTCGGCAGCCCACTGCTCCTGATCACCGACCCGACCCCGGCCGCCGTGGGCCCGCTGCTCGCCCGCCACCGCCCGGGGATCGTCGAGACGCACCCCAACACCTTCGTCCTGTGGGAGGAGTTGGCGGACGCGCCGGGCCAACCCCTTTCGCGCGTACGGTCGTACGGCTCGACGTTCGACGCGATCCACCCCCGGACCGTACGACGATTGCTGAACGCCTCGAAGCGCCGTAGCCCCTGGCTGATCCAGCTGTACGGGCAGAGCGAGACCGGGCCCGTCGCCTTCCAGTGGTTCACCCGGCGCAGTGTCGCGAAGATGGACGGCCGCCGGGTCGGGATCGGGATACCCGGCTTCACCCGGGTCCGGGTCACGGACGACGACGGCAGGCCCGCCGCGCCCGGAAAGCCGGGGCGCATCGAGGCCCGTACACGCGGACGCATCCTCACCTACCTCGGGGCACGCGAGCAGTACCAGCGCCAGCTCGACGGCGGGGGATGGTGGCAGATGGGCGACATGGGCTACCGGAGCAGGCTCGGCGCGCTGTATCTCATCGACCGCGAGGTCGACCAGATCGACTCCGTGCACAGCAACCTGGAGGTCGAGGACACGCTGATGGACCGGCTGGAGGAGCTGCGCGAGGTCGTCATCGTGCCGGGCGCCGACCGTGAGCCGGTGCCCGTGGTCTGCGTACGGGACGAGCTGCCGTTGGACCCGGACCGCTGGCGCCAGGCGACCGCCGATCTGCCGACGATGGCCGAGCCCCGGCAGTGGCGGTTCGAGGAGCTGCCGATGACGGCGACGTGGAAGGTGAAACGGGTGGAGATCACCCGCATGCTGGCCGAGGGCGCGCGCGCATGACCTCCTCGGAGCAGGTGACGGGGCGGGTGACGGGGCAGGTACTGGTCGTCGGGGCAGGTCCCGTCGGTCTGTCCGCCGCCCTCGGGCTGCGCGCCCACGGACTGCCCGTCGTCGTCCTGGAGGCGGACCCCGAGGACCGTCAACGCCCGGGCAGCCGCGCCCTGTTCGTGCACCGCGAGACCCTGCGCCTGCTGGACGGGATGCGCCCGGGCCTGGCCGCCGAGTTCGCGTCGTACGGACGTACGTGGCACACCCGGCGCACGCTGTACCGGGGCCGCGAGGTCTACTCCCGCACCTTCCCCGAGCAGCCGAAGGCGTCCGCGACCACCCCGCCCTTCACCAGCCTGCGCCAGGTGGACACCGAGCGCTTCCTGCGCGCCGCCTGCCGGGACGCGGGCGTTCGGTTCGCGTGGGGCGTACGGGTGACGGGCGTGCGGTCCTCGCCGACCGGGGTCACCCTCACCGACTCCGACGGCGGCGTCTGGCACGGCACTTACGTCGTGGCGGCCGACGGCGCCCGTTCCGCCGTACGGGCGGAGCTGGGGATCACCATGGAGGGGACGCGCTCGGAGGGGTTCCATGTGGTCGTGGACGTCGCCGACATCCCCGGCGCCGAACTCCCCCTGGAGCGCGTCTTCCACTACGAACACCCGGGCGCGGGCGGCCGAAGCGTGATGCGGGTGCCGTTCACCGGCGGCTTCCAGGTCGACCTCCAGTGTCGCGACGACGACCCGCAGGAGGCGTACGGCACGGAGGAGGCCGTACGGAACTGGCTGCCGGGGGTGCTGGAGGCGCCCGGGTACGGGAACCAGATCCTGTGGGTGTCGACGTACCGCTTCCTGCGCAAGGTCGCGGACGCCTTCACCGACCGGCACCGGCGGGTACTGCTCGTCGGTGAGGCGGCGCATCTGTTCCCGCCGTTCGGGGCGCGCGGGATGAACAGCGGGATCGCGGACGCGGCCGCAGCGGCGGAGGCGATCGCGGCGGTGGCCAGGACGGGGCTGGTGGGAGCTGTCGCCGAGTTCGCCGAAGTACGGCATGCGGCGGCCGTGTTCAACAGCGCCGCCGCCGGCAACGCGCTGGACCACCTGCGGCCACGGCGCCGGATCGTCCGGGCCAAGCAGCGCGCGGCGGCGGCCCTCGCCCCGGTGCTGCCGTGGTGCGGATCGTGGCTGGAGCACGCACCCTACGGCCCCCGGACCGGGGCACCGGCGGTGGCGGGCCGCAAGTACTGACCGAGGTATCAGACGTACCAGCGGTATCAAGGAAGAGCACTCGATGACGCGAACAGCAACACAAGCGGCGCCCACGGAAGGGCGGTTGGCGTGGTCGCCGCGCCGGGGTCTGACCGGGGCGGACTCCGTCGGTTCCGTGCCGACGCTCGGTGAGCGACTGGCGGTCGCCGACTCATGGCTGCTGCGCGACGGCCGGGTACGCGCCCTGGGCAGGCACCGGGAGCGTTTCCTGCGGGCGTGCGGCGACTCCGGTGGCCCCTCGCCGCGCCAACTGGTGGACTTCTGGCGGGACATGGCCGACGCGCTGCCCCGCGCCGGGGAGTGGTTTCCCCGGGTGGAACTGGGCGCCGAATCACGGGAGTTGAGGCTCCTGCTCCGGCACGCTCCGCAGCTCGGCACGGGCGTACGGGTCTGGGCGGCGGGCCAGACCGACCCGCGTACCGTCCCTCGCCGCAAGGGGCCCGACCTGGACATCCTGGGCCGGGTCCGGCAGCGGGCGTCCACCGAGGGCGCCGACGAGGCGGTGCTGATCACGCCGTCGGGCGTGGTCCTGGAGGGCGCCACCTCCAGCCTCCTGTGGTGGGAGGACGACACCCTGTGTCTGCCCTCGCCGCAACTCCCCGTCCTGGCCGGAGTCACGGCCGCCCTCATCCAGGAGCGGGCCCAGCGCACCGGCGTCCGCGTCGCCCACCGCGAACGCACCCTCGCCGACCTGGAGGACCGCGAGGTGTGGCTGGTGAACGCCCTGCACGGAATCCGCCCGGTGACGGAATGGACGGGCGGAACGAAACCGATTCTGCGAGCGGGCCGCGCGATACGGGCGACCGAATGGCGACAATGGCTGGAAAGCCTCATGGAGCCGCTGGAGTAAACCTGCGACAAGCAAGGGAAAAAGACAGGGCAGGACGATCCGAAATCGCCCTGCCCTGATTTTCCATTTCCAATTTCAGCAATTTCAGCCGGTCTTCTGCACCGGCTGATAACCACCGGGAACCATGCGTGTCGCGATGGCGATCCGGTTGTACGCGTTGATGACGGTGGCCACCCAGATCAGCGCGGCGACCTGCGCCTCGTCGAAGACGGCGGCGGCCTCGGCGTACACGTCGTCGGGGACGTGCCCGTCGTGCACCAGGGTCACGGCCTCGGTCAACGCCAGTGCGGCGCGCTCCCGTTCGGTGAAGAAGGGGGTCTCCCGCCAGGCGTTCAGGGCGTAGATCCGCTGCTCGGTCTCACCCTGGGCACGGGCGTCCTTGGTGTGCATGTCGAGGCAGAAGGCGCAGCCGTTGAGCTGGGAGGCGCGAATCCGGATCAGCTCCAGGATTTCGGGTTCGACCTTGGCATCCTGCGCGGCGGATACAGCGGCGCCATGCAGGGCGCCCATGGAGGCGGAGACGTCGGGGGTGATTTTCTTCAGGGCGACACGGGATACGGATTCAGTGGTGGTCATGGGATTACTGTAACCGTTGACGAGGACCCCGGGATCGTGAATTCGACGACACAGGGAGACACCTCGGAATATCCGCCGCCTTGGGGCTCCAGGACCGCGTAGTCCGCGAACGTACGCCGGTACCGGGTGTGCCGCGTGTCCTGCGTGTGCCTGCGCTGCCACTCCTCCACGTCGGCCGGGCCCTGTCGTACGCCGGACTCGGCCCCGCAGTCGCTCTCCTCGCCCGACACACAGCGCGCCGCGTACTCCGGTTCGGCGGTGGGGTCCTGGACGATCAGGTAGGGCACGTAGCGGAACACCCGGCGGGTCATGCGCCGTGGTCCCGGAGCTGATGGGAGCGGAGCAGTACGTTCGCGTCCGTCTCCCCGCTCCAGTCGAACCCGGCGCGGGCGGTGGCGCGTCGGTCACCGAGTCCGGCGCACTCCGTACAACCGGGGACCGGCACCGGCGGGTGGCACACCTCGCGGCTCGGGCCGTTCACCGGTTCCGCCCGGTTGCGCACGGCCTGGTCGTTCACCGCCCGCACCTTGGCGCTCAGTTGCTCGGCGGGAGTCGCGGGGCGTACGTCCGCCGGAACCGCCTCCCATTCCCGGCCGCCGCCGAGCGGGCGGAGCAGCAGATAGGGACCGACCTTCGCCCGGTACTCCCCGACCTTCTCCGACTCCACGTCGAACAGGACCGCTCCGGCCTCCGGGGCCGTACCCGCACACTTGTCTGTCTCCACGCGCTTCTCCACGTCGATGTGTTCCTGTGCCCCTTTGGGGTGGGCAACTACCGGTTGTGGAGACAGCGTTGCGCTCCGTTGGGTAGCTTCACCAGGGAGAACGCCATGACCTGACCGAGGTCATGGGAGGTCGCCATGACCGCCTCCCGGTCATGACGGAGGAGGTTTGCGCATGACCGTCGAGACCGACACCGCACCCGACCCCACGAAGTCCCTCCTGGCCTTCTTCGGCACGGAGTTGACCCGCCTCCGCACAAATGCGGGGTTGTCCCAGGAGCAGACGGCACGTCTCGCCCA is a window of Streptomyces sp. B21-083 DNA encoding:
- the pabB gene encoding aminodeoxychorismate synthase component I, which produces MKTLLIDNYDSYTYNLFQLIAEVNGEEPSVIRNDALTSRVDSLLEFDKFDNVVVSPGPGHPATPRDFGISARVLAESRIPVLGVCLGHQGIALGERGGIEPAPEPRHGYLSTIRHDERDLFKGLPQNFTAVRYHSLAVREPLPDTLEATAWAEDGVLMGLRHRTRPLWGVQFHPESVLTEYGRRMLMNFRNLTAERARKLRAKNTAVTRTAAAMPEFSSPVLVPRTTRVPAQRRSPQQRPTHRLHTRRIATAVDTEAAFGRMYAGSPRAFWLDSSQVEKGRSRFSFFGDGSGPLAEFVRYDVTSGVCEIERDGRPTRKVRASVFDYLKRQLTNRHVDATGLPFDFTGGYVGYFGYETKADCGASPNVHRAQTPDACWLFADRLIAVDHQEGYTYAVCVAEDTPQATLEAADWLDSALAQLSFVSGEQPSPPVPAAEPDLAAAEPWLVRDRATYLADIAACRRELTAGTSYEVCLTNAARMPAPRDAYDYYRVLRRVNPAPYSAFLRFGDLDVAGSSPERFLRITRDGMAEARPIKGTAPRGHEPAEDDRLRDSLAADDKTRAENLMIVDLLRNDLGQVCRTGTVRVSRLMVAETYATVHQLVSYVEGRLREGTGAVDAVRACFPGGSMTGAPKLRTMEIIDSLETEARGVYSGALGYLGCSGGADLSIVIRTAVIAGDEMQLGAGGAIVLGSDPVAEYDEMLLKTAAQMRAYEEYQQRHEGDRAHEKYPEHQKYQRYSEYPEYERSSSLSAAAEEAAR
- a CDS encoding antibiotic biosynthesis monooxygenase; the encoded protein is MSATGSCCVYDGVTRNPVTVTVAYQVIPGRETEFHSWGWAVLRASAREPGFLGGGVLVDGEAEWHVVYRFDSESTALAWENSASWAQWGARVEGLARETGRRSVQGSRVWFDSQADSPPAAAAPTPPRPPDKWKLWFVNMSAVFPPVLIFNLTILPFLGGVNPLIRTLLLCLAVTALVTWILMPRLQRFFKKWLYPPLQALRGRHKRRTA
- a CDS encoding DUF3050 domain-containing protein: MSRYDWDMTHEGIERARSVIEPVRKEVTAHPIYQLINTREHLATFMEHHVFAVWDFMSLLKSLQRELTCVDVPWVPRGSEVSRRLINDIVLVEESDELNGGFTSHFELYRAGMSEATADTSRIDTFIALVGEGHDVDSALRVAQVPAPAAEFVRATFEIIKDRPLHCRAAAFAFSREDLIPDMFDQVIKEEGTDSFPLFRDYLSRHIEVDGEQHTPMAMQMVADLCGTSDTHWAEAAETATDALEARVRLWDGVVGAMG
- a CDS encoding glutathionylspermidine synthase family protein, coding for MRRRTIEPRPDWQRTVEEQGLIYPLTLPQSRLRSTGGTPIPDDSLRPYWDESAYYVFSLPEVEALEETVEELHAMCLAAADHIVTANRFADLGITDPRIAEAVAEAWHRRAELPSVYGRFDLRYDGTGPAKLIEYNADTPTSLVEAAAPQWFWMEDRFPGADQWNSLHERLVAAWKKQAALLPPGSPLHFAHSAADEIGEDLMTVAYLKETAGLDTEWIAMEEIGWDPLSGRFVDNQLRFIRSCFKLYPWEWLTADEFAGHVLDTLDNGGGTGSTLWIEPAWKMLLSNKALLAILWELHPGHPNLLPAYLDGPRELAHTTGYVAKPLLGREGAGVTVHERGTTPASALASPAVPGPENPCCYQELAPLPTFDGNHVVLGAWVVEDESAGLGIRESAGLITDEYARFLPHVIL
- a CDS encoding AMP-binding protein; this translates as MTTHPSTTTAPPAPTSLSAPLPPDAGAPGNLAAHLVALAEGRGWSDRPAFHQSQQGHRSWTHGEVHDLAARTATVLARHGVGAGDRVVLALPDGITWVTAFLALARLGAVAVLVNPELPPTDHAFMTEDAEAVLCVTGPGLEEAAGDAGRFAGRPLLGADQLTALAPTAEPATDAHPVDAHTPLYVQYTSGTTGRPKGVVHCHGDPKTYHDLIGHRLLRITQDDVTLSVSKLYFAYGFGNAFVFPLFSGSSAVLVDRRPAPAAVDELVARHRVTLLYSVPSAYAALVADRGNGHQACFASVRAAVSAGEGLPDGLGQQVGELLGAPVLQQIGSTEAGHAFCANSLDHNHPGTVGRPVPGFEVELRDRAGLPLSDAEAADGGEGELWVRGPTLTSGYLNRPDENARSLVGGWLATRDRAVREPDGSYRHLGRADDMEMVGGITISPLEVEAVLRTHPAVREIAVAALTDERGFSRLRAFVVPVGPARAGLETELIELARARLAAFKVPRSVSFVPSLPRTSTGKLRRHLVRQGAW